One Phycisphaerae bacterium genomic window carries:
- a CDS encoding NifB/NifX family molybdenum-iron cluster-binding protein — protein sequence MYVAIPVLADRVSPVFDVAQTVVLVELDAAREVRRQTVPLHSQDIARRAAELSQYGVNVLICGAVSRPLEELLCAAGIHVIPQTCGPVEEVLQAFATDRLDERAFLMPGCCGGRRRRWRGAGGCGRVGRAPGGRRNRSSEGRGQDRGGR from the coding sequence ATGTACGTTGCGATCCCCGTGCTCGCGGACCGCGTCTCGCCCGTGTTCGACGTGGCGCAGACCGTCGTGCTCGTCGAACTCGACGCGGCGCGCGAAGTGCGTCGTCAGACGGTTCCCCTGCATTCGCAGGATATCGCCCGACGCGCCGCCGAGCTGTCGCAATACGGCGTGAACGTGTTGATCTGCGGCGCCGTCTCTCGGCCGCTCGAGGAATTGCTCTGCGCCGCTGGCATCCACGTCATCCCGCAGACGTGCGGCCCCGTCGAAGAGGTCTTGCAGGCGTTCGCAACCGATCGACTCGACGAGCGAGCGTTTCTGATGCCGGGGTGTTGCGGGGGCAGACGCCGCCGCTGGCGCGGGGCCGGTGGCTGTGGACGCGTGGGGCGCGCACCCGGCGGCCGGCGCAACCGGAGTAGTGAGGGTCGCGGACAAGACCGCGGGGGACGTTGA
- a CDS encoding HAMP domain-containing histidine kinase, with translation MITPRIPGTGLRRSIVRAVVEQVGARIGVVRRAGAGSSFTVKLPASRGATDQPVVRDTRATQVVLETPTDAAIGVDGERLAQWNRPLGKPLFESSQHSPSPSGRFRVVRARTFA, from the coding sequence GTGATCACGCCTCGAATTCCAGGCACGGGACTGCGGCGGTCGATTGTGCGCGCGGTCGTCGAGCAGGTCGGCGCTCGCATCGGCGTGGTGAGACGCGCCGGTGCCGGATCGAGCTTCACCGTGAAGCTGCCGGCCAGCCGTGGGGCCACGGACCAGCCGGTCGTCCGCGACACACGCGCCACGCAAGTGGTGCTCGAGACCCCGACGGACGCTGCCATCGGTGTTGACGGCGAGCGCCTGGCCCAGTGGAACCGGCCCCTCGGCAAGCCGTTGTTCGAATCTTCGCAACATTCGCCGTCGCCGTCTGGCAGGTTCCGGGTCGTTCGTGCCCGCACGTTCGCGTAG
- a CDS encoding radical SAM protein, whose translation MELPRRARGDELLPPGALAVVCDRLRGLARHQDLVSVVACAFDHRTRMLPFIYADTRMAPAGARAIGSALVAAGFPKTRIVLQQWNPNFHPAEMRLDGRRPDLFLVSSMQIHTAACHALIRAAGRIDAAHRPLIIAGGPKTVYEPWDVFSADAHDPWGADVAVTGEEYVLLSLLERLLTLRGRDEPLRASFLRARDAGLLDDIPGLVYARTGPTGVPEELVDTGIQRLVGNLDELPHPAIGFRLLEPPSRRTTLQSRALAPEQVRRHSPIASLVLTFGCKFNCPYCPIPAYNQRQHRVKSGARVADEFARLHREYGLRYFFGADDNFFNHKQRTLDIVETLARTEIDGVPIRKKLRWGTEVTVHDTLQLRDHLPTVRTAGVRALWLGVEDMTATLVNKGQSVDKTTEAFRLLRRHGICPMPMMMHHDQQPLFTRRGEYGLLNQARLLRKAGAISLQVLMMTPATGSRFYEGAYRAGRVYASAGGRPVEPYMLDANYVVASEHRQPWRKQLNIMAVYLYFYNPLRFLLAVVRPKSKLYFADAFVQLIGMWGLSRTVRRTLGWAMRLLRGDIRRQVTAPASAVPMRAVDGRPADHALPLLAVESELRPEDAALQRTRPRLGDRAGPAVTSAVDAVVPPVLTLPLRVDPTT comes from the coding sequence ATGGAACTTCCCCGCCGTGCCCGTGGTGATGAACTGCTCCCCCCGGGTGCGCTGGCGGTGGTGTGCGACCGGCTGCGGGGGCTGGCCCGTCATCAGGATTTGGTCTCGGTCGTGGCGTGCGCGTTCGATCATCGTACGCGCATGTTACCGTTCATCTATGCCGATACGCGCATGGCGCCGGCCGGCGCGCGGGCGATCGGATCGGCCCTGGTCGCGGCCGGCTTCCCGAAGACGCGCATCGTTCTCCAGCAGTGGAACCCGAATTTCCATCCGGCGGAGATGCGCCTCGACGGGCGCCGGCCGGATCTGTTCCTGGTCTCCAGCATGCAGATCCATACTGCGGCTTGCCACGCGCTGATCCGCGCTGCCGGCCGCATCGATGCGGCGCACCGGCCGTTGATTATCGCTGGCGGCCCGAAGACGGTTTACGAGCCGTGGGACGTGTTCAGCGCGGACGCGCACGATCCCTGGGGCGCCGATGTGGCCGTAACCGGCGAAGAGTACGTCTTGCTCAGTCTGCTGGAGCGGCTGCTGACCCTGCGTGGCCGCGATGAGCCGCTCCGCGCCAGCTTCCTGCGCGCGCGGGACGCCGGGCTGCTCGACGACATCCCGGGGCTCGTCTACGCCCGGACCGGTCCGACCGGCGTGCCGGAGGAACTGGTCGATACCGGCATCCAGCGGCTCGTGGGCAATCTCGATGAGCTGCCCCATCCTGCGATCGGGTTTCGGCTGCTCGAACCGCCGAGCCGGCGAACCACGTTGCAGTCCCGAGCACTCGCGCCCGAACAGGTGCGTCGCCACAGCCCGATTGCCTCGCTGGTCCTCACGTTTGGCTGTAAGTTCAATTGCCCTTATTGCCCGATCCCCGCGTACAACCAGCGGCAGCACCGGGTGAAAAGCGGCGCGCGCGTGGCCGATGAATTCGCGCGACTGCATCGCGAGTACGGGCTTCGGTACTTTTTCGGCGCCGATGACAACTTCTTCAATCACAAGCAGCGCACTCTCGACATCGTCGAGACGTTGGCGCGGACGGAAATCGATGGCGTGCCCATTCGGAAGAAGTTGCGTTGGGGCACCGAAGTGACGGTCCACGACACGCTTCAACTCCGCGACCATTTGCCGACCGTGCGGACCGCCGGTGTGCGGGCCCTGTGGCTGGGCGTCGAGGACATGACCGCCACGCTGGTCAACAAGGGCCAGAGCGTGGACAAGACCACCGAGGCATTTCGCCTGCTGCGGCGACACGGTATCTGCCCGATGCCCATGATGATGCACCACGACCAGCAGCCGCTGTTCACCCGGCGTGGCGAGTACGGGCTGCTGAACCAGGCTCGGTTGCTCCGCAAGGCCGGCGCCATCAGCCTGCAAGTGTTGATGATGACACCGGCCACCGGTTCGCGATTCTACGAAGGTGCGTATCGTGCCGGGCGCGTTTACGCCAGTGCCGGCGGCCGGCCCGTCGAGCCCTACATGCTGGATGCCAACTACGTCGTCGCGTCGGAACACCGGCAGCCGTGGCGCAAGCAACTCAACATCATGGCCGTGTACCTGTATTTCTATAACCCGCTGCGGTTCCTGCTCGCCGTCGTGCGGCCGAAGAGCAAGCTGTACTTCGCCGACGCATTCGTGCAACTCATCGGCATGTGGGGGCTGTCGCGCACCGTCCGGCGCACCTTGGGTTGGGCAATGAGACTGCTGCGCGGCGACATCCGCCGGCAGGTGACTGCTCCGGCCAGCGCAGTTCCGATGCGCGCGGTCGACGGGCGGCCCGCCGACCACGCGCTGCCGCTTCTGGCCGTCGAAAGCGAGTTGCGGCCGGAAGATGCGGCGCTACAGCGGACGCGCCCCAGGTTGGGCGACCGGGCGGGCCCAGCAGTGACCAGCGCTGTCGATGCCGTTGTGCCCCCCGTGCTCACGTTGCCCTTGAGAGTCGACCCTACGACATGA
- a CDS encoding sigma 54-interacting transcriptional regulator — MPAAKKRMKSATRANTYQVILDSIADGVFTVDLDWRITSFNAAAERITGVTRAEALGRHCCDVFRASICETECALKGTHRTGRQVVNKAVYILRADGERIPISVSTAVLKDERGRVIGGVETFRDLSQVEELRKELEGRYTFADLVGRSAAMQRLFELLPQVADSVSTVLIEGESGTGKELVARAIHNLSPRSQRRFVALNCGALPDTLLESELFGYKAGAFTDAKRDKPGRLAVADRGTLFLDEIGDVSPAMQTRLLRVLQERVYEPLGSVEPVQVDVRVVAATHRDLDELVRGGKFRDDLYYRLNVVRLRLPPLRERREDIPLLIERFITRFNRVQNKDIVGVSDAALAILMAHDYPGNVRELENIIEHAFVLCRGGLIEPQCLPAALQVAVGKVPRRLKTALTLAELEAIHIHDALQRHDGNRAAAARELGINASTLFRKLQKLGVQDSAGPGPRSRRARGG; from the coding sequence ATGCCTGCTGCCAAGAAGCGAATGAAGTCGGCGACCCGCGCGAACACGTACCAGGTCATCCTCGACTCCATCGCGGACGGCGTGTTCACCGTCGACCTGGACTGGCGGATCACGTCGTTCAACGCGGCGGCCGAGCGGATCACCGGCGTGACGCGCGCGGAGGCGCTGGGCCGGCATTGTTGCGACGTTTTCCGGGCGAGCATCTGCGAAACTGAATGCGCGCTGAAGGGCACGCACCGGACCGGCCGGCAGGTGGTGAACAAGGCCGTTTACATCCTGAGAGCGGACGGCGAGCGGATTCCGATCAGCGTCTCGACCGCCGTGCTGAAGGACGAGCGCGGGCGTGTGATCGGCGGCGTGGAGACTTTCCGCGACCTGAGCCAGGTTGAGGAACTGCGCAAGGAGCTGGAGGGGCGCTACACGTTCGCCGACCTCGTGGGGCGCAGCGCGGCGATGCAGCGGCTCTTCGAGTTGTTGCCGCAGGTGGCCGACAGCGTCAGCACGGTGTTGATCGAGGGTGAGAGCGGCACGGGCAAGGAACTCGTCGCCCGCGCGATTCACAATCTTTCGCCGCGCAGCCAGCGCCGCTTTGTCGCCCTGAATTGCGGCGCGTTGCCCGACACGCTGTTGGAATCCGAGCTGTTTGGCTACAAGGCGGGGGCTTTCACGGATGCGAAACGGGACAAGCCGGGGCGGCTGGCGGTTGCCGATCGCGGCACGCTCTTTCTGGACGAAATTGGAGACGTTTCTCCGGCCATGCAGACACGACTCCTGCGCGTGCTCCAGGAGCGCGTCTACGAGCCACTCGGGTCGGTCGAGCCGGTCCAAGTTGACGTACGTGTCGTGGCGGCAACGCATCGTGACCTGGACGAGCTGGTGCGCGGCGGGAAGTTCCGGGACGACCTGTACTATCGCCTCAATGTCGTCCGCCTCCGTTTGCCGCCGCTGCGGGAACGCCGGGAGGACATCCCGCTGCTCATCGAGCGCTTCATCACGCGCTTCAACCGCGTGCAGAACAAGGACATTGTGGGGGTCTCGGATGCGGCCCTGGCGATTCTGATGGCCCACGATTACCCCGGCAATGTGCGCGAGCTGGAGAACATCATCGAGCACGCGTTCGTGTTGTGTCGTGGCGGGCTGATCGAGCCGCAGTGCCTGCCGGCGGCGCTGCAGGTTGCGGTCGGCAAAGTGCCGCGCCGCCTGAAGACGGCCCTCACGCTGGCTGAGCTGGAAGCCATCCACATCCACGATGCGCTGCAGCGCCACGACGGCAACCGGGCCGCCGCCGCGCGGGAGCTGGGCATCAATGCCAGCACGCTGTTTCGCAAGCTCCAGAAGCTCGGCGTCCAGGACTCCGCGGGGCCCGGGCCGCGATCACGCCGTGCGCGAGGTGGCTGA
- the tsaA gene encoding tRNA (N6-threonylcarbamoyladenosine(37)-N6)-methyltransferase TrmO, with product MAEQRDAAGGLTLHAIGVIHSPHVRPEQTPIQPVFAEGVQGWAELLPEYAAGLEDLEGFSHLWLVYWFHQAGPARLTVQPFLQDATHGVFATRAPTRPNPIGLSLVRLVRRADCVLHIEDVDILDGTPLLDIKPYVPRFDYRADARTGWLEAVDDQTARVRGRSQLPAE from the coding sequence ATGGCTGAGCAGCGCGACGCCGCCGGAGGACTGACCCTCCACGCCATCGGCGTCATCCATAGTCCGCATGTGCGTCCCGAGCAGACGCCGATCCAGCCGGTCTTTGCGGAAGGTGTCCAAGGCTGGGCCGAGCTTTTGCCGGAATACGCCGCGGGCCTTGAGGATCTGGAGGGCTTCTCCCACCTCTGGTTGGTTTACTGGTTCCACCAGGCCGGCCCGGCGCGCCTGACCGTGCAGCCGTTCCTCCAGGATGCCACGCACGGCGTATTTGCCACCCGGGCCCCGACGCGGCCCAATCCCATCGGCTTGAGCTTGGTCCGCCTGGTTCGCCGCGCGGACTGTGTTCTACACATCGAGGACGTCGACATCCTCGACGGCACGCCGCTGCTCGATATCAAGCCCTATGTGCCCCGCTTCGATTACCGCGCCGATGCACGCACTGGCTGGCTGGAGGCGGTCGACGATCAGACGGCCCGCGTGCGCGGGCGCAGTCAGCTCCCCGCTGAGTGA
- a CDS encoding DUF5320 family protein, whose translation MPGGDHTGPLGQGPRTGRAAGYCAGYDMPGYMNPIPGYGFGRGRGGGWGGGGRGWRHRFYTTGLTGWQRGGRGRGWRAFPPYLAPYDMPAPTREQQVSMLQADLQCLEQNAELLRRRIEELNAQQAEQTTP comes from the coding sequence ATGCCTGGTGGAGATCACACGGGACCGCTCGGACAAGGCCCACGGACCGGCCGCGCGGCCGGTTACTGCGCGGGTTACGACATGCCTGGGTATATGAACCCCATCCCCGGCTACGGCTTCGGGCGCGGGCGCGGCGGCGGCTGGGGTGGCGGCGGGCGCGGTTGGCGCCACCGCTTCTACACGACCGGCCTGACGGGCTGGCAGCGTGGGGGACGCGGCCGTGGGTGGCGCGCGTTTCCGCCGTACCTCGCGCCGTACGACATGCCTGCGCCCACGCGCGAGCAGCAGGTAAGCATGTTGCAGGCGGATCTCCAGTGCTTGGAGCAGAACGCCGAGCTGTTGCGCCGCCGGATCGAAGAGTTGAACGCGCAGCAGGCCGAGCAGACGACGCCGTAG